Proteins co-encoded in one Deinococcus planocerae genomic window:
- a CDS encoding putative bifunctional diguanylate cyclase/phosphodiesterase codes for MKGFPGTFRSPREHSRRVARFSLRLKVLLALALAGLCLMGTLGALLPTLVVTRFNRQEERRMHADTLRVAEALGTELETLSTYVLNWSAWDDTYAYVGRPTRAFEASNLIPGSFEAGRLNLILFLNRRGDLVTARAYDLVGHRLVPAGGLGQEVLRRAGSFLRPRGEADTRQGIVTLPSGSWLLAARPILTSTGQGPSAGTLVMGRRLTPTLLRDLKRDAGLSLSLTPAPASLAERVARAPGGVLVQARDERRLEGFTVVRDLAGRPSLALVVGAAREDHANGLVTARTIMVAVFAVVLLFTVLTMQLVERLVLRRLGHYRQQVRTIMHQGLPQTRFPVRGRDELSDLGQALNALLDQTEHSRRRLEHQATHDELTGLPNRLAFKRTLAALIGDGRPFAVVLIDLDNFKGINDTLGHEVGDEVLRGAAARLTGALPAGALLARLGGDEFAVLLPEVDAEDAGVRTRALLDTLAPPLPTSAVELRVQASAGISLWPDDDVHESALLKYADLAMYGAKAVGSGVQRYHAGLSQDAQRRSELERSLQDVLGRGELWLAYQPVVELATGRAVSCEALLRWQSPVHGAVSPAQFIPIAEERGLIHEIGGWVLREACTLAARWQQGGQPLRVAVNVSAVQLRHPGFARDVAATLCATGLSPTQLELEVTETAVMADLAGATRQLSQVRALGVSVALDDFGTGYASLELVRELPLDKLKLDRSFVTGAERDTRRQVIVASIIHMAGDLGLTVVAEGLETPGQRDMLVALGCPLAQGYLYARPLGEGDLRRYLSEETLRVGA; via the coding sequence ATGAAGGGCTTTCCCGGCACCTTCCGCTCTCCCAGGGAGCACTCCCGAAGGGTCGCACGGTTTTCGCTGCGGCTCAAGGTGCTGCTGGCGCTGGCGCTGGCGGGACTGTGCCTGATGGGGACGCTGGGGGCGCTGCTGCCCACGCTGGTGGTCACGCGTTTCAACCGTCAGGAGGAGCGGCGCATGCACGCCGACACCCTGCGGGTCGCTGAGGCGCTGGGCACCGAGCTGGAGACCCTGAGCACCTACGTCCTGAACTGGTCGGCGTGGGACGACACCTACGCGTACGTGGGGCGCCCGACCCGCGCCTTCGAGGCCTCCAACCTCATTCCGGGGAGCTTCGAGGCCGGGCGGCTCAACCTGATCCTGTTCCTCAACCGGCGCGGCGACCTCGTGACCGCGCGGGCCTACGACCTCGTGGGGCACCGGCTGGTGCCCGCCGGGGGACTCGGGCAGGAGGTGTTGCGGCGGGCCGGGAGCTTCCTGCGCCCCCGGGGGGAGGCGGACACCCGCCAGGGCATTGTGACGCTGCCTTCCGGGTCGTGGCTGCTTGCCGCGCGGCCCATCCTGACGAGCACGGGACAGGGGCCGTCGGCGGGCACGCTGGTGATGGGGCGGCGGCTGACCCCCACGCTGCTGCGCGACCTCAAGCGCGACGCCGGGCTGAGCCTGAGCCTCACGCCCGCGCCCGCCTCCCTCGCCGAGCGGGTGGCGCGGGCGCCGGGGGGCGTGCTCGTGCAGGCGCGCGACGAGCGGCGGCTGGAGGGCTTCACCGTCGTCCGGGACCTCGCCGGGCGCCCCTCCCTGGCGCTCGTGGTGGGGGCCGCGCGCGAGGACCACGCCAACGGGCTCGTCACCGCCCGCACGATCATGGTGGCGGTGTTCGCGGTCGTCTTGCTCTTCACGGTGCTCACGATGCAGCTTGTGGAACGGCTCGTCCTGAGGCGGCTGGGCCACTACCGGCAACAGGTCCGGACGATCATGCACCAGGGGCTGCCGCAGACCCGCTTCCCGGTTCGGGGCCGCGACGAGCTCAGCGACCTGGGGCAGGCGCTCAACGCCCTGCTCGACCAAACCGAGCACAGTCGGCGGCGGCTGGAACATCAGGCGACCCACGACGAGCTGACGGGCCTGCCCAACCGGCTGGCCTTCAAGCGGACGCTGGCGGCCCTGATCGGGGACGGACGGCCCTTCGCGGTGGTGTTGATCGACCTCGACAACTTCAAGGGGATCAACGACACCCTGGGCCACGAGGTCGGGGACGAGGTGCTGCGGGGGGCTGCCGCGCGGCTGACCGGGGCGCTACCCGCGGGGGCCTTGCTCGCGCGGCTGGGCGGCGACGAGTTCGCGGTGCTGCTCCCGGAGGTGGACGCCGAGGACGCCGGCGTCCGGACCCGCGCCCTGCTGGACACCCTGGCGCCTCCCCTCCCCACGAGCGCGGTGGAGTTGCGGGTGCAGGCGAGCGCGGGGATCAGCCTCTGGCCCGACGACGACGTGCACGAGTCGGCCCTGCTCAAGTACGCCGACCTCGCCATGTACGGGGCCAAGGCCGTCGGGAGCGGCGTACAGCGGTACCACGCCGGACTCTCACAGGACGCGCAGCGCCGCAGCGAACTCGAGCGCAGCCTTCAGGACGTCCTCGGGCGGGGCGAGCTGTGGCTGGCCTATCAACCGGTGGTCGAACTCGCCACGGGGCGGGCGGTGAGCTGCGAGGCGCTGCTGAGGTGGCAGAGCCCGGTGCACGGGGCCGTGTCGCCCGCCCAGTTCATCCCCATCGCCGAGGAGCGCGGGCTGATCCACGAGATCGGCGGGTGGGTACTGCGCGAGGCCTGCACGCTCGCGGCCCGCTGGCAGCAGGGGGGTCAGCCTCTCAGGGTCGCGGTGAACGTCAGCGCCGTGCAACTGCGCCACCCCGGCTTCGCGCGGGACGTGGCGGCCACCCTCTGCGCCACCGGGCTTTCGCCCACGCAACTCGAACTCGAGGTCACCGAAACCGCCGTCATGGCCGACCTCGCCGGGGCCACCCGGCAGCTCTCGCAGGTGCGGGCGCTGGGGGTGTCGGTGGCGCTGGACGACTTCGGGACCGGATACGCGAGCCTCGAACTCGTGCGGGAGTTGCCCCTCGACAAGCTCAAGCTCGACCGTTCCTTCGTGACGGGCGCCGAGCGCGACACCCGGCGGCAGGTCATCGTCGCCTCGATCATCCACATGGCGGGCGACCTCGGCCTCACGGTCGTCGCCGAGGGTCTGGAGACGCCGGGGCAGCGTGACATGCTCGTCGCGCTGGGCTGCCCGCTCGCCCAGGGCTACCTCTACGCCCGCCCCCTGGGTGAGGGGGACCTGCGCCGGTACCTCAGCGAGGAGACCCTGCGGGTGGGCGCCTAG
- a CDS encoding DMT family transporter produces MEHPLRLLPSATLGALAPGILAVALWSSSTVVEKVLLGRMPPVTLLAWQLGVSVALLWGALLLRGGRVPRGAWARLGWPGLLQPGVANLLLLLGLVLTSANTFSLLNSCETVFGLLFARALLGERVGRVTAVLAGLATLGVMLVALGAPQEGGANTWAGVGLVLGGTVFAALYGVVSRPAAAAPETPPLLLTALHQTLGLAVVLAVWGLALTRGEGAALGKISPATWAWAGLAGVFQYAVPFWLFLTALRRLSASTVSLLFTLGPVFVIVFAFVVLGEWLSPLQWWGAALTLTSLALIAAWTGRESA; encoded by the coding sequence ATGGAACATCCCCTGCGTCTCCTCCCCTCCGCCACGCTCGGCGCCCTGGCACCCGGCATCCTCGCCGTGGCGCTGTGGAGCAGCTCGACCGTGGTGGAGAAGGTGCTGCTGGGCCGGATGCCGCCGGTCACCCTGCTTGCGTGGCAGCTCGGGGTGAGCGTGGCCCTGCTGTGGGGCGCCCTGCTGCTGAGGGGTGGGCGGGTGCCGCGCGGCGCGTGGGCGCGGCTGGGCTGGCCGGGCCTGCTGCAACCGGGGGTCGCCAACCTGTTGCTGCTCCTCGGCCTCGTCCTGACGAGCGCGAACACCTTCTCCTTGCTCAACTCGTGCGAGACGGTGTTCGGGCTGCTCTTCGCGCGGGCGCTGCTCGGTGAGCGGGTGGGCCGGGTCACGGCGGTGCTCGCCGGGCTCGCCACCCTGGGCGTGATGCTCGTGGCGCTGGGCGCCCCGCAGGAGGGAGGGGCGAACACCTGGGCCGGAGTGGGGCTGGTGCTGGGCGGCACGGTGTTCGCCGCGCTGTACGGGGTCGTGAGCCGCCCCGCCGCCGCCGCGCCGGAAACGCCCCCGCTGCTTCTCACGGCGCTGCATCAGACGCTCGGGCTCGCGGTCGTGCTCGCCGTCTGGGGGCTGGCGCTGACTCGTGGGGAGGGGGCGGCCCTGGGGAAGATCAGCCCCGCCACCTGGGCGTGGGCGGGGCTGGCGGGGGTCTTCCAGTACGCGGTGCCGTTCTGGCTCTTCCTGACCGCGCTGCGGCGCCTGAGCGCGAGCACCGTGTCGCTGCTCTTCACGCTGGGGCCGGTCTTCGTGATCGTCTTCGCCTTCGTGGTGCTCGGCGAGTGGCTCTCCCCCCTCCAGTGGTGGGGGGCCGCCCTCACCCTGACGTCCCTGGCCCTTATCGCGGCGTGGACGGGCCGGGAGAGCGCCTGA
- a CDS encoding flavin monoamine oxidase family protein, which produces MSRSALLARLRALFALARLVQTRGWREAQALELAHDARRRALLRAGAAGAAGLALGSRVSAQTPTLPGVRGKAAGAGPVVVVGAGLAGLTAAYRLRRAGVPVRGYEAGQRVGGRVFTQYGVFGGRHVELGGEFIDTGHTSIRRLAGELGVGLRDLLAGDAGDRLLPEVFEFGGRQYTDPQVLEAFGPLARRIEADLASLNVESVSYQTPGNAAGLDRTSLRDYLDRPDVPRFLRDLIEVAYVTEYGLEATEQSSLNLIYLIGTRPERFEIFGVSDMRYTAEEGNGAIPRRLGQLLASDLDLGARLEALTQASDGRYTLTFARGGSSQEVRASRVILALPFSVLRGVELRLPLPEVKRRSIETIGYGTNAKLIAGFSERVWRTRHGSNGYTYSDRAFQTTWESSRTPNAAGPAGALTNFVGGRRGVEVGTGDAEAHVSAWLAEMERVFPGIRGARDASPAIRAHWPGHALSLGSYSAYRVGQWTTIGGAEAEPVGGVHFAGEHTGGTFQGFMEGACASGERAAAEVLAALGRGAKAG; this is translated from the coding sequence TTGAGCCGGTCCGCTCTGCTCGCCCGGTTGCGGGCCCTCTTCGCGCTGGCCCGGCTCGTGCAGACCCGGGGGTGGCGGGAGGCGCAGGCGCTCGAACTCGCCCACGACGCGCGGCGCCGGGCCCTGCTGCGGGCCGGGGCGGCGGGCGCGGCGGGGCTGGCGCTGGGCTCCCGCGTCTCGGCGCAGACGCCCACCCTGCCGGGGGTGCGGGGGAAGGCCGCAGGCGCTGGTCCGGTGGTCGTCGTGGGGGCGGGTCTCGCGGGGCTCACGGCGGCGTACCGGCTGCGGCGGGCCGGGGTGCCCGTGCGGGGGTACGAGGCGGGGCAGCGGGTGGGCGGACGCGTGTTCACCCAGTACGGCGTTTTCGGGGGGCGGCACGTCGAACTCGGGGGCGAGTTCATCGACACGGGGCACACGTCCATCCGCCGCCTCGCGGGCGAACTCGGGGTGGGGCTGCGCGACCTGCTCGCGGGCGACGCGGGGGACAGGCTGCTGCCCGAGGTCTTCGAGTTCGGCGGGCGGCAATACACCGACCCCCAGGTGCTCGAAGCCTTCGGGCCCCTCGCGCGGCGGATCGAGGCGGACCTCGCCTCGCTGAACGTGGAGTCCGTGAGCTACCAGACCCCCGGCAACGCGGCGGGCCTCGACCGCACCTCCCTGCGCGACTACCTCGACCGCCCCGACGTGCCCCGCTTCCTGCGCGACCTGATCGAGGTGGCCTACGTCACCGAGTACGGCCTGGAGGCGACCGAGCAGTCGAGCCTGAACCTGATCTACCTCATCGGCACCCGGCCCGAGCGCTTCGAGATCTTCGGGGTCAGCGACATGCGCTACACCGCCGAGGAGGGCAACGGCGCGATTCCCAGGCGGCTGGGGCAACTGCTGGCCTCCGACCTCGACCTCGGCGCCCGCCTGGAGGCGCTGACGCAGGCGAGTGACGGGCGCTACACCCTCACCTTCGCCCGCGGCGGGAGCTCGCAGGAGGTGCGTGCCTCCCGCGTCATCCTGGCGCTGCCCTTCAGCGTGCTGCGCGGGGTGGAGCTGCGTCTGCCCCTTCCCGAGGTCAAGCGGCGTTCCATCGAGACCATCGGGTACGGCACGAACGCCAAGCTCATCGCGGGCTTCTCCGAGCGCGTGTGGCGCACCCGCCACGGCTCGAACGGCTACACCTACTCCGACCGGGCCTTCCAGACGACCTGGGAGAGCAGCCGCACGCCGAACGCGGCGGGACCCGCGGGCGCCCTGACGAACTTCGTGGGCGGGCGCCGCGGCGTGGAGGTCGGCACGGGGGACGCCGAGGCCCACGTGTCGGCCTGGCTCGCCGAGATGGAGCGGGTGTTCCCGGGCATCCGGGGGGCGCGCGACGCTTCTCCCGCCATCCGCGCCCACTGGCCGGGCCATGCCCTCTCCCTGGGTTCCTACTCCGCCTACCGGGTGGGCCAGTGGACCACCATCGGCGGGGCCGAGGCCGAGCCCGTCGGCGGGGTGCACTTTGCGGGCGAACACACCGGCGGCACCTTCCAGGGCTTCATGGAGGGTGCGTGCGCGAGCGGTGAGCGTGCGGCGGCGGAGGTCCTCGCCGCCCTGGGCCGGGGCGCGAAGGCGGGCTAG